In Xiphias gladius isolate SHS-SW01 ecotype Sanya breed wild chromosome 16, ASM1685928v1, whole genome shotgun sequence, a genomic segment contains:
- the agpat3 gene encoding 1-acyl-sn-glycerol-3-phosphate acyltransferase gamma, which translates to MALLAYLKSLFVLQLLMGFVFVVSGLIINFIQLCTCILWPINKQLYRRINCRLSYSLWSQLVMLLEWWSGTECTLYTDQATVDKFGKEHVIIILNHNFEIDFLCGWTMCERFGILGSSKVLAKHELLKVPLIGWTWYFLEIVFCKRKWEEDRKTVFKGLDRLKDYPEYMWFLLYCEGTRFTEKKHQISMQVAESKGLPKLKYHLLPRTKGFTTTLQCLKGTVTAVYDVTLNFKDNQTPTLLGIVNGKKYKADMSVRRFSVEDIPDDEEECASWLHKLYQEKDALQEFYSKEGKFPGPTVIPHRRPWTLLNFLFWASLLLSPLINFACGVVVSGSPLLIIGFIIFLIIASIAIRRLIGVTEVKKTGSSYGDQEAKKQN; encoded by the exons ATGGCTCTGCTGGCCTACCTGAAGAGCCTGTTTGTCCTGCAGTTGCTGATGggctttgtgtttgtggtgaGCGGCCTCATCATAAACTTCATCCAGCTCTGCACCTGCATCCTCTGGCCGATCAACAAACAGCTCTACCGCAGAATCAACTGCCGGCTCTCCTACTCCCTCTGGAGTC AGCTGGTGATGCTGCTGGAGTGGTGGTCGGGCACAGAATGCACCCTATACACCGACCAGGCTACGGTGGATAAGTTTGGCAAAGAGCatgtcatcatcatcctcaACCACAACTTTGAAATCGACTTCCTCTGTGGCTGGACCATGTGTGAAAGATTTGGCATCTTAGGG AGTTCAAAAGTGCTAGCCAAGCATGAGCTGCTGAAGGttcctctgattggctggaccTGGTACTTCCTAGAAATAGTCTTCTGCAAAAGAAAGTGGGAGGAGGACCGAAAGACTGTCTTCAAAGGACTGGACAGGCTCAAAGACTACCCTGAATATATGTGG TTTCTTCTGTATTGCGAGGGCACCCGTTTTACAGAGAAGAAACACCAAATCAGTATGCAGGTTGCAGAGAGTAAAGGCCTGCCCAAGCTCAAATACCACCTACTACCCCGAACCAAAGGATTCACCACAACACTGCAGTGTCTTAAGGGCACAG TAACTGCTGTATATGATGTGACTCTCAACTTCAAAGACAACCAAACTCCCACTCTGCTGGGCATCGTCAACGGCAAGAAATACAAAGCTGACATGAGCGTAAG GCGGTTCTCTGTGGAGGATATAccagatgatgaggaggagtgTGCCAGCTGGCTGCACAAGCTCTACCAGGAGAAg GATGCCTTACAGGAATTCTACAGCAAAGAAGGCAAGTTCCCCGGACCCACAGTAATCCCACATCGCCGACCATGGACGCTGCTGAACTTCCTGTTTTGGGCCAGCCTGCTGCTTTCACCCCTCATCAACTTTGCTTGTGGAGTGGTTGTCAGTGGCTCCCCTCTCCTCATCATTGGCTTCATCATATTCCTCATCATAG CCTCCATAGCTATCCGTCGCCTCATAGGGGTCACCGAGGTGAAGAAAACAGGCTCCAGTTACGGCGACCAGGAGGccaagaaacaaaactaa